A genomic region of Garciella nitratireducens DSM 15102 contains the following coding sequences:
- a CDS encoding NAD(P)/FAD-dependent oxidoreductase gives MPLKYDVIIIGAGPAGIFTALEIAKKNRKMEVLILDKGREIKKRTCPARTTNRCINCNPCGITSGWSGAGAFSDGKLSLSHEVGGNITDYMSEEEAQCLIDYADNIYVKFGAQKEVHGLNEKRIEEIKYEASKYNIRLIPCPVRHLGTEKAFDVLGGMYDYLMQQGNITFMELTDAENILIENGVVKGVCVKKQGKEEKIFGKYVIAAPGRGGADWLNEQTKKLSIETVNNAVDIGVRVEVPNSIMDHLTKDLYEAKLIYYSDTYDNKVRTFCMNPGGVVSQENYEGGIALVNGHSYADPKLKTDNTNFALLVSTTFTEPFREPIKYGRYIANLANMLTGGGIMVQRLGDLLQGRRTDKDRLKKSTTIPTMKSAVPGDLSFVLPKRYLTSIIEALKAFDKIAPGLYSKNTLLYGVECKFYSSKVTVNNYFETKIQNLYAIGDGAGITRGLMQASVTGIVVARDILKKIEK, from the coding sequence ATGCCTTTAAAATATGATGTAATTATCATTGGAGCAGGTCCTGCTGGAATTTTTACTGCTTTGGAGATAGCTAAGAAAAATAGAAAAATGGAAGTCTTAATTTTAGATAAAGGGAGAGAAATTAAAAAACGTACTTGTCCTGCTCGAACTACTAATCGATGTATAAATTGTAATCCTTGTGGGATTACAAGTGGATGGTCTGGAGCAGGAGCTTTTAGTGATGGAAAGCTTTCATTAAGCCATGAAGTAGGTGGAAATATTACCGATTATATGTCCGAAGAAGAAGCACAATGTCTTATTGATTATGCAGATAATATTTATGTAAAATTTGGAGCTCAAAAAGAAGTTCATGGTTTAAATGAAAAGAGAATCGAAGAAATAAAATATGAAGCATCGAAATATAATATTCGATTGATTCCTTGTCCCGTAAGACATTTAGGAACAGAAAAGGCATTTGATGTATTAGGTGGAATGTATGATTATTTAATGCAACAAGGGAATATTACTTTTATGGAACTTACTGATGCAGAAAATATTCTCATCGAAAATGGAGTTGTAAAAGGGGTTTGTGTAAAAAAGCAAGGAAAAGAAGAGAAAATATTTGGGAAATATGTTATAGCAGCACCTGGTAGAGGAGGAGCAGATTGGTTAAATGAACAGACCAAAAAGCTTTCTATTGAAACTGTAAATAATGCGGTAGATATTGGAGTTCGAGTAGAAGTTCCTAATAGCATTATGGATCACTTGACAAAGGATTTATATGAAGCAAAATTGATTTATTATTCGGATACTTATGATAATAAAGTGAGAACTTTTTGTATGAATCCTGGAGGCGTAGTTTCTCAAGAAAACTATGAAGGAGGCATTGCTTTAGTAAATGGGCATAGCTATGCTGATCCTAAATTAAAAACAGACAATACCAATTTTGCCCTATTGGTTTCTACTACTTTTACCGAACCTTTTAGAGAACCTATAAAATATGGTAGATATATCGCTAATCTAGCTAATATGCTCACAGGAGGAGGAATTATGGTACAGCGACTTGGGGATCTATTACAAGGGAGACGAACGGATAAGGATCGTTTGAAGAAGTCTACTACTATTCCTACTATGAAATCAGCGGTTCCAGGAGATTTAAGTTTTGTATTACCTAAAAGATATTTAACTTCTATTATTGAAGCTTTAAAAGCGTTTGATAAAATAGCACCTGGATTATATTCTAAAAATACTCTACTTTATGGGGTAGAATGTAAGTTTTATAGTAGCAAGGTAACTGTTAATAATTATTTTGAGACAAAAATTCAAAATTTATATGCTATTGGTGATGGTGCAGGGATTACTAGGGGATTAATGCAGGCTTCTGTTACCGGGATCGTTGTAGCAAGAGATATTCTTAAAAAGATTGAGAAATAA
- a CDS encoding adenylosuccinate synthase produces MSSLVVVGAQWGDEGKGKITDFLAERSDVVVRAQGGNNAGHTVVVEQEEYKLHLIPSGILYKDKTCIIGNGVVVDPKALLEEIDYLEARGISTENLFLSDRAHIILPYHQLLDALAEKRKWEDQQIGTTQKGIGPAYMDKTERSGIRICDFMDEQVFRKKLEYNLKEKNLILEKIYGVKPFDLEQVYIEYRRYAKRLEKYVTDTTIIVYDTINSGQKVLFEGAQGTLLDIDLGTYPFVTSSHPISGGMTIGTGVGPTAINKVMGVVKAYTTRVGKGPFPTELKNEIGDWIRNKGHEFGTTTGRARRCGWFDAVILKYAVRVNGLNSIAVTKLDTLAGLEKVKICVGYELNGKRIKDFPASLETLAKCVPIYEELPGWGEEIRDARTYEELPMNAKKYLERISNLCDVEINIISIGPKRAETIVQGEIY; encoded by the coding sequence ATGTCTAGTTTAGTTGTAGTAGGAGCACAATGGGGAGATGAAGGAAAAGGAAAAATTACTGACTTTTTAGCAGAAAGATCTGACGTAGTAGTACGAGCTCAAGGAGGAAATAATGCAGGGCATACTGTAGTTGTAGAGCAAGAAGAATACAAACTTCATCTTATTCCATCTGGAATTTTATATAAAGATAAAACTTGTATTATTGGAAATGGAGTAGTCGTTGATCCTAAAGCTCTTTTAGAAGAGATCGATTATCTTGAAGCAAGAGGTATTTCCACAGAAAATTTGTTTTTAAGTGATAGAGCTCATATTATTCTGCCTTATCATCAATTATTGGATGCTCTAGCAGAGAAAAGGAAATGGGAAGATCAACAAATTGGGACTACTCAAAAAGGAATTGGCCCAGCTTATATGGATAAAACAGAGAGAAGTGGAATTCGGATTTGTGATTTTATGGATGAACAAGTATTTAGAAAAAAATTGGAATATAACTTAAAAGAAAAAAATTTGATTCTTGAAAAAATTTATGGAGTAAAACCTTTTGATCTTGAACAGGTTTATATAGAGTATAGAAGATATGCTAAGAGATTAGAAAAATATGTAACAGACACGACTATTATAGTTTATGATACTATAAATTCAGGACAAAAAGTATTATTTGAAGGAGCACAAGGAACCCTTTTAGATATTGATTTAGGAACCTATCCTTTTGTAACTTCTTCTCATCCAATTTCAGGAGGAATGACAATAGGGACAGGAGTAGGTCCAACAGCAATTAATAAAGTCATGGGAGTAGTAAAAGCCTATACGACAAGAGTAGGAAAAGGACCTTTTCCTACAGAGCTAAAGAATGAGATAGGAGATTGGATTCGAAATAAAGGACATGAATTTGGAACCACTACTGGAAGAGCTCGAAGATGTGGTTGGTTTGATGCTGTTATTTTAAAATATGCTGTAAGAGTCAATGGATTAAATAGTATTGCTGTTACAAAGTTGGACACTCTTGCAGGATTAGAAAAAGTAAAAATATGTGTAGGATATGAATTAAACGGAAAGAGGATTAAAGATTTTCCTGCTAGTTTAGAAACCTTAGCAAAATGTGTACCTATTTATGAAGAACTCCCTGGTTGGGGAGAAGAAATTCGAGATGCGAGGACTTATGAAGAGTTGCCAATGAATGCTAAAAAATATTTAGAACGAATTTCCAATCTTTGCGATGTAGAGATTAATATTATTTCTATCGGACCAAAAAGAGCAGAAACGATTGTTCAAGGAGAGATCTATTAA
- a CDS encoding MarR family winged helix-turn-helix transcriptional regulator, which yields MEKGEQLAIKLFGELLRDYHNVANKVLNKYGLYKGQPFILKCIKQYPSMTQKELAKKMGVTKSTIGKSIRRMEKMGFLKRTQDLKDCRCNRIRITEKGIEALENCQKDMNKIIEALYSKIPKEEKDLVIQILKKLLEGLNSLKKEENL from the coding sequence ATGGAAAAGGGAGAACAACTTGCCATTAAGTTGTTTGGAGAGTTATTAAGAGATTATCATAATGTTGCAAATAAAGTATTAAATAAATATGGCCTTTATAAAGGGCAACCTTTTATTTTAAAATGTATTAAACAATATCCTTCTATGACACAAAAAGAATTGGCTAAAAAAATGGGGGTTACTAAGTCTACAATAGGGAAATCTATACGCCGAATGGAAAAGATGGGTTTTTTAAAACGTACTCAAGATTTAAAGGATTGTAGATGTAATAGAATTCGTATCACAGAGAAGGGAATAGAAGCATTAGAAAATTGTCAAAAAGATATGAACAAAATTATAGAAGCTTTATATTCAAAAATTCCTAAAGAAGAGAAGGATTTAGTGATACAAATTTTAAAAAAGCTATTAGAGGGTTTAAATAGTTTAAAAAAAGAAGAAAATTTATAA
- a CDS encoding ABC transporter ATP-binding protein: protein MIKKFMPYITKYKKAMYLGAFCAGLEAIFELLIPLVMSYIVDVGIQNKDIAYTIKLGIFMILLALIALALGIGAARFSAVAGQGFGAELRKAEFYKIQEYSFKNIEKFSTSSLITRLTGDVNIMQMSVTIGMRLLVRAPIMLICALILAISINAKLALVFTVSIPVLLICVYFILSKARSSFTYLQEKIDGMNITVQENLIGIRVVKSFVRQNLEKKKFKKSNEELKEAAERAFGLVVLNMPIMQLVMFSTIIAILWFGGNMVYFGTFQVGKLTSFITYVSQILMSLMMLSMIFMMLSRSIASANRIIEVLEEEPDIVDHKEHHGYQVENGDVVFDHVSFKYEEDSEEYNLQNINLNIKSGQTVGIIGATGSGKTTLVQLIPRLYDVTEGSIYVGGHDVREYDLKTLRDAVAMVLQKNTLFSGTIQENLKWGNENATDEEIEAASKIACADEFINRLPDGYDTMLEQGGSNVSGGQKQRLTLARAILKNPKVLILDDSTSAVDTATDAKIRQALREDLKDTTKIIIAQRISSISDADQIVVLEEGKISAIGTHEELMKTSEIYQDVYQSQQKGVDFDA from the coding sequence ATGATAAAAAAGTTTATGCCGTATATTACTAAGTATAAAAAGGCAATGTATTTAGGAGCATTTTGTGCTGGATTAGAAGCAATTTTTGAATTGTTAATTCCTTTAGTAATGTCTTATATCGTAGATGTTGGAATACAAAATAAGGATATAGCTTACACGATAAAATTAGGAATTTTTATGATACTATTAGCATTAATTGCATTAGCTTTGGGAATAGGAGCTGCGCGTTTTTCTGCTGTTGCAGGACAGGGATTTGGGGCTGAATTAAGAAAAGCAGAGTTTTATAAAATACAAGAATATTCTTTTAAAAATATTGAAAAATTCAGTACTTCTTCTCTTATTACTCGATTGACAGGAGACGTAAATATTATGCAAATGTCAGTAACTATTGGAATGAGACTTCTTGTAAGAGCTCCTATTATGTTGATATGTGCATTAATATTGGCGATATCTATTAATGCAAAACTAGCACTTGTTTTTACAGTTTCTATTCCTGTTTTACTTATTTGTGTTTATTTTATTTTGAGTAAAGCAAGATCTTCTTTTACTTATTTACAAGAGAAAATAGATGGTATGAATATTACAGTGCAAGAAAATTTAATCGGAATTCGAGTGGTAAAATCTTTTGTAAGACAAAATTTAGAAAAGAAAAAATTTAAAAAGAGTAATGAAGAATTAAAAGAAGCTGCTGAAAGAGCTTTTGGTTTAGTGGTTTTAAATATGCCCATTATGCAATTAGTGATGTTTTCTACGATTATTGCCATTTTATGGTTTGGTGGAAATATGGTTTATTTTGGAACATTCCAAGTTGGAAAGCTTACTAGTTTTATTACTTATGTAAGTCAAATATTAATGTCTTTGATGATGCTTTCTATGATTTTTATGATGCTTTCTCGTTCCATTGCATCTGCAAATCGTATTATTGAAGTTTTAGAAGAAGAACCAGATATTGTAGATCATAAAGAACATCATGGCTATCAAGTGGAAAATGGAGATGTTGTGTTTGATCATGTTAGTTTTAAATATGAAGAGGATAGTGAAGAATATAATTTACAAAATATTAATTTAAATATTAAATCGGGTCAAACTGTAGGAATTATAGGTGCTACTGGATCAGGAAAGACTACTTTAGTACAGCTTATTCCACGATTATATGATGTTACAGAGGGAAGTATTTATGTAGGAGGTCATGATGTACGAGAGTATGATTTAAAAACTTTGCGAGATGCAGTGGCTATGGTACTTCAAAAAAATACTCTTTTTTCAGGAACCATTCAGGAAAATTTAAAATGGGGAAATGAAAATGCAACCGATGAAGAAATTGAAGCAGCAAGTAAAATTGCTTGTGCAGATGAGTTTATCAATCGACTTCCTGATGGATATGATACAATGCTAGAACAAGGTGGTAGTAATGTATCTGGTGGGCAAAAACAAAGACTTACCTTAGCAAGAGCGATTTTAAAGAATCCTAAAGTTTTAATCTTAGATGATAGTACCAGTGCAGTAGATACAGCAACCGATGCTAAGATCCGTCAGGCTCTTAGAGAAGATTTAAAAGATACGACTAAAATTATTATTGCTCAAAGAATTTCTTCTATTTCCGATGCAGACCAAATTGTTGTTTTAGAAGAGGGTAAGATTTCAGCAATTGGAACGCATGAAGAATTAATGAAAACAAGTGAAATCTATCAAGATGTATATCAGTCCCAACAGAAAGGAGTTGATTTTGATGCCTAG
- a CDS encoding ABC transporter ATP-binding protein — protein sequence MPRGRGAGSGGYVKPKNSKKTLGMLLRYVGKHKGLLTIVFLCLFISTFAQIAGSYFLKPLINDYIIPGDFSGLAKGLLVLGIIYLLGACASYGYARIMVHISQKTVSEIRRDLFYKMQDLPLKYFDSHTHGDLMSRYTNDIDTISQALNNSFAGVINNIIMFVGILVMMIVLNPILTLVTAAMLFIIIYVAKNLATRSKYYFSQQQAKLGIVNGYIEEMIEGQKVIKVFNHEKKAIEEFEGKNESLRIASTNAHTYAGLIMPVLGNLSYFNYALTSSIGGIMAIRGFFDIGSLVSFLQYTRQISQPINQLSQQMNVILSALAGAERIFNVMEEVDEIDEGKITLVKVKKNQDGTLKETEKRTGHWAWKKIEEDGSITLIPLKGDVRFKNVYFGYNKDKMVLKDINLFAKPGQKIAFVGSTGAGKTTITNLINRFYEINSGTITYDGIDIREIKKDSLRQSLGVVLQDTHLFTGTVADNIRYGRLDATDEEVVEAAKLANAHSFIKHLPHGYNTIITGDGENLSQGQRQLLNIARAAVADPPVLILDEATSSIDTRTEKLIEEGMDQLMKDRTVFVIAHRLSTIRNAKAIMVIEQGEIIERGSHEELLEQKGRYYQLYTGQFELE from the coding sequence ATGCCTAGAGGTCGTGGTGCAGGTTCTGGTGGTTATGTAAAACCTAAAAATTCGAAAAAGACATTAGGGATGTTATTAAGGTATGTTGGGAAGCATAAAGGATTGTTAACCATTGTGTTTTTATGCCTTTTTATAAGTACGTTTGCACAAATTGCAGGTTCTTATTTTTTAAAACCATTGATCAATGACTATATTATACCAGGGGATTTTTCTGGACTTGCTAAAGGATTGCTTGTATTAGGGATTATATACTTGCTAGGAGCTTGTGCAAGTTATGGATATGCCAGAATTATGGTGCATATCTCTCAAAAAACAGTCAGTGAAATTCGTAGAGATTTATTTTACAAAATGCAAGATTTACCGCTGAAGTATTTTGATTCTCATACCCATGGAGATTTAATGAGTCGTTATACCAATGATATAGATACTATTAGCCAGGCATTAAACAATAGCTTTGCTGGTGTTATCAATAATATTATTATGTTTGTAGGGATTTTAGTCATGATGATTGTTTTAAATCCTATTTTAACATTGGTTACAGCAGCTATGCTTTTTATCATAATTTATGTAGCAAAAAATCTTGCTACTAGAAGTAAATATTATTTTTCTCAACAACAGGCTAAATTAGGAATAGTTAATGGATATATTGAAGAAATGATTGAAGGACAAAAAGTAATTAAAGTATTTAACCATGAGAAAAAAGCTATAGAAGAATTTGAGGGTAAAAATGAAAGCCTTCGAATTGCTTCTACCAATGCTCATACCTATGCAGGATTAATTATGCCTGTATTAGGAAATCTATCTTATTTTAATTATGCTCTTACTAGTTCAATTGGTGGGATTATGGCCATAAGAGGATTTTTTGATATAGGTTCCTTGGTTTCTTTTTTACAGTATACAAGGCAGATCTCTCAACCAATTAATCAATTATCTCAACAAATGAATGTTATTTTATCTGCATTAGCAGGAGCTGAGAGAATCTTTAATGTAATGGAAGAAGTTGATGAAATAGATGAAGGAAAAATTACCTTAGTAAAAGTAAAGAAAAATCAAGACGGGACTTTAAAAGAAACAGAAAAAAGAACAGGACATTGGGCATGGAAGAAAATAGAAGAGGATGGAAGTATTACATTAATTCCTTTAAAAGGAGATGTTCGATTTAAAAATGTGTACTTTGGATATAACAAGGATAAAATGGTATTAAAGGATATTAATCTTTTTGCAAAACCTGGACAAAAGATTGCTTTTGTCGGTTCTACTGGAGCAGGGAAAACGACGATAACCAATTTAATCAATCGATTTTATGAGATAAATTCTGGAACGATTACCTATGATGGGATTGATATTCGTGAGATTAAAAAAGATTCTCTTCGACAATCCCTAGGAGTGGTATTACAAGATACTCATTTATTTACGGGGACAGTAGCAGATAATATTCGTTATGGAAGATTAGATGCCACAGATGAGGAGGTAGTGGAAGCCGCTAAATTAGCAAATGCTCATAGTTTTATTAAACATCTACCTCATGGATATAATACCATTATAACAGGAGATGGGGAAAATCTATCTCAAGGGCAACGTCAATTATTGAATATTGCGAGAGCTGCAGTAGCGGACCCACCTGTTTTAATCTTAGATGAAGCAACTAGCTCCATTGATACGCGTACCGAAAAATTGATTGAAGAAGGTATGGATCAATTAATGAAAGATAGGACTGTATTTGTTATTGCCCATAGGCTATCTACTATTCGTAATGCAAAAGCTATTATGGTGATTGAGCAAGGGGAGATTATAGAACGAGGCTCTCATGAAGAATTACTGGAACAAAAAGGAAGATATTATCAGCTTTATACAGGACAATTTGAATTAGAGTAA
- a CDS encoding M1 family metallopeptidase: MKKKALKNIALILLVIILGIGVCEIYGQLNGYSQTSEGDLSQYGVHHYKINARFLEEKNLLQVQQEVFYENKYEKEFDTIYFHLYPNAFQEEKKAPFPEDEIEQAYPSGFEPGYIKIEKVKVEGKDIKSRIEGQDDTILALSLKQPLKPNEKITIEFEYQVKVPPCVSRFGYGENTYNFGNWYPIASVYDESGWNLEPYYAIGDPFYSEVGNYEVTLQLPKKYELATTGNIKKTDTVEGSKGEEEEKIWKIEAQGVRDFAWVISDDFQVKTADTDGTQIKVYYLEGQEGNKALEVAKNNIKIFNKLFGKYPYQQFSVVSNDFYIGGMEYPNLVYIDQNIFSGKYNIALEYIITHETAHQWWYGMIGNDEVDQPWLDEALTEYSTMLYYRERYGEKTMMTMFNEMIVNDYVRTKALVQGDERIAKSVKEFENNRAYSGIVYGKGAMMFYELEEKVGKENFQKILQHYFKENRFTNATEKDIQDATRSVTGKDYQEFFDQWLNGKIHLKGNQAA; encoded by the coding sequence TTGAAAAAGAAGGCCTTAAAAAATATAGCACTTATTTTATTAGTAATTATTTTAGGGATAGGAGTTTGTGAAATTTATGGACAGCTTAATGGATATTCCCAGACATCAGAAGGAGATTTATCTCAGTATGGAGTACATCATTATAAGATTAATGCAAGATTTTTAGAAGAAAAAAATCTTTTACAAGTTCAACAAGAAGTTTTTTATGAGAATAAATATGAGAAAGAGTTTGATACCATTTATTTTCATCTTTATCCCAATGCTTTTCAAGAAGAAAAGAAGGCACCTTTTCCAGAAGATGAAATAGAGCAAGCCTATCCTTCCGGATTTGAGCCAGGATATATAAAAATAGAGAAGGTAAAAGTAGAAGGAAAAGACATAAAATCTAGGATAGAAGGGCAAGATGATACCATATTGGCTCTTTCTTTAAAACAACCTTTAAAACCTAATGAAAAGATTACCATAGAGTTCGAATATCAAGTAAAAGTTCCTCCTTGCGTTAGTAGATTTGGATATGGGGAAAATACCTATAATTTTGGAAATTGGTATCCTATAGCAAGTGTTTATGATGAATCTGGTTGGAATCTAGAACCTTATTATGCAATAGGAGATCCTTTCTATAGTGAGGTAGGAAATTATGAAGTAACTTTACAGCTTCCTAAAAAATATGAACTTGCTACAACAGGAAATATAAAAAAAACAGATACTGTGGAAGGTTCTAAGGGAGAAGAAGAGGAAAAAATTTGGAAAATAGAAGCTCAAGGAGTACGGGATTTTGCTTGGGTCATTAGCGATGATTTTCAAGTAAAAACTGCGGATACAGATGGTACACAGATAAAGGTCTATTATCTTGAAGGGCAGGAAGGAAATAAAGCATTAGAAGTAGCAAAAAACAATATTAAAATTTTTAATAAACTTTTTGGGAAATACCCTTATCAGCAATTTTCTGTAGTTTCTAATGATTTCTATATAGGAGGGATGGAGTATCCAAATCTAGTTTATATTGATCAGAATATCTTTTCAGGAAAATATAATATTGCATTAGAATATATCATTACCCATGAAACAGCTCATCAATGGTGGTATGGTATGATAGGAAATGATGAGGTAGACCAACCATGGTTAGATGAAGCACTTACAGAGTATTCTACTATGTTATATTATAGAGAAAGATATGGAGAAAAAACGATGATGACCATGTTTAATGAAATGATTGTTAATGATTATGTTCGCACTAAAGCTCTTGTACAAGGAGATGAACGAATTGCTAAATCAGTAAAGGAGTTCGAAAATAATCGAGCCTACTCTGGTATTGTATACGGAAAAGGTGCTATGATGTTTTATGAACTAGAAGAAAAAGTAGGAAAGGAAAATTTTCAAAAGATTTTACAACATTATTTTAAAGAGAATCGATTTACCAATGCTACAGAAAAAGACATCCAAGATGCTACCCGATCGGTTACAGGAAAGGATTATCAAGAGTTCTTTGATCAATGGTTAAATGGAAAAATTCATTTAAAAGGAAATCAAGCAGCTTAA
- a CDS encoding DUF3883 domain-containing protein, with the protein MKAMIFLNTAWMERYEGLLGNDKEIHGGGSYVEEYGYGHEIFNFKKISGKVYGYAQPSGYNNLQRLGASEDDEFIDDVLVIFTATHKNGGTYIVGWYKNARFFKHYQNTNLSERKFRNEYIGYYAVANADNATLLSIDERFSFPIIPRRVKGGMGQSNVWYADSPEMVDFKKEVLRHIERYEKKKSIRRRLPIFRQTDAELRKKIENIAIREVTREYSERGFTVTSVESENLGWDLEAVYKKIKLKIEVKGLAGQEVSVELTPNEFLKMNNNKDSYRLCVVTKCLENPELYVFSYSSERNEWISEDGHILSIDQIISARCYT; encoded by the coding sequence ATGAAAGCTATGATATTCTTAAACACAGCTTGGATGGAAAGATATGAAGGTTTATTGGGAAATGATAAAGAAATACATGGCGGTGGCTCCTATGTTGAAGAATATGGTTATGGACACGAAATATTCAATTTCAAAAAAATTAGCGGTAAGGTATATGGTTATGCTCAGCCAAGCGGGTATAACAACCTTCAAAGATTAGGAGCGAGTGAAGATGATGAATTCATAGATGATGTTTTAGTCATTTTCACTGCAACCCACAAGAATGGCGGAACGTATATAGTTGGATGGTATAAGAATGCCAGGTTTTTTAAACATTATCAGAACACTAATCTTTCAGAAAGAAAATTTAGAAATGAATATATCGGATATTATGCTGTTGCTAATGCTGACAATGCTACTTTACTGAGTATAGATGAAAGGTTCTCATTCCCGATAATACCAAGAAGAGTAAAAGGCGGAATGGGTCAATCAAATGTTTGGTATGCTGATAGCCCTGAAATGGTGGATTTTAAGAAAGAAGTTCTAAGACATATAGAAAGATATGAAAAAAAGAAAAGTATTAGGCGTCGCCTTCCTATCTTCCGCCAAACCGATGCAGAACTAAGAAAGAAAATAGAGAATATCGCTATTAGAGAAGTTACCAGAGAATACTCAGAAAGGGGTTTTACCGTGACTTCTGTAGAAAGCGAAAACTTAGGATGGGATTTGGAAGCAGTTTATAAGAAAATTAAATTAAAAATTGAAGTAAAGGGACTAGCAGGTCAAGAGGTTTCTGTTGAGTTAACTCCAAATGAATTTTTAAAAATGAACAACAATAAGGACTCTTACAGATTATGTGTTGTTACAAAGTGCCTAGAAAATCCAGAACTTTATGTTTTTTCATATTCCTCTGAAAGGAATGAATGGATAAGCGAAGATGGTCATATACTTTCAATTGACCAGATTATATCCGCAAGGTGCTATACTTAA